One window of the Devosia sp. 2618 genome contains the following:
- the coaBC gene encoding bifunctional phosphopantothenoylcysteine decarboxylase/phosphopantothenate--cysteine ligase CoaBC: MASNILIGITGSIAAYKMADVVSQLVKQGHHVKCILTHSATQFVTPLVLETLSGNPVRSTIFGEDISGTEHIDLARWADLFVIAPASANTLGKLALGLADDLLSTVVLATDAPLLIAPAMNTVMWNKPVVQEHLHALANAGARFVDPAAGILACGEIGVGKLASVDSIVAAINSQVSEQGSDTLAGLHLLITSGPTTTPIDAVRYITNHSTGQMGAAMAQAALRRGAKVSVVLGIDKGVVRPVAPFGTADRLTVIEVRTAEEMATEALRILPETQGVVATAAVMDYRVANPAAQKLKRASEAVSLDMVPSVDVLGSLRDAASGQWFFGFAAETDDVVANGQRKLDGKRLDYLFANPVARHGESSDTGFQVSTNGGTLLRRGAASQAFPVVSKTALAERIWDAIAADRYPPK, encoded by the coding sequence ATGGCTAGCAATATACTGATCGGCATCACCGGCAGCATCGCTGCCTACAAAATGGCCGACGTCGTCTCCCAGCTCGTCAAGCAGGGGCATCACGTCAAATGCATCCTGACGCATAGCGCCACCCAGTTCGTGACGCCGCTGGTGCTCGAAACGCTGAGCGGCAATCCAGTCCGGTCGACGATTTTCGGTGAGGATATTTCCGGCACCGAGCATATCGATCTGGCGCGGTGGGCGGACCTGTTCGTCATCGCCCCGGCCAGTGCCAATACGCTGGGCAAGCTGGCACTCGGTCTCGCCGATGATCTGCTGTCGACGGTCGTGTTGGCAACGGATGCGCCACTACTGATCGCCCCGGCGATGAACACCGTGATGTGGAACAAGCCGGTGGTGCAGGAGCATCTACATGCCCTCGCCAATGCCGGCGCGCGCTTCGTCGATCCAGCCGCCGGCATTCTGGCCTGTGGCGAGATCGGCGTCGGCAAACTTGCTAGCGTCGACAGCATCGTCGCGGCGATCAATAGCCAGGTGTCCGAGCAAGGCTCCGACACACTGGCGGGCCTCCATTTGTTGATCACCTCAGGTCCGACAACGACCCCCATCGACGCCGTGCGCTACATCACCAACCATTCCACTGGCCAGATGGGCGCCGCCATGGCGCAGGCCGCTTTGCGGCGCGGGGCCAAGGTCAGTGTCGTGCTCGGGATCGACAAGGGCGTCGTGCGCCCGGTCGCGCCATTCGGCACAGCGGATCGGCTGACCGTCATCGAAGTCCGCACCGCCGAGGAAATGGCGACCGAAGCCCTGCGCATCTTGCCGGAGACACAGGGCGTGGTCGCAACAGCCGCGGTGATGGACTATCGCGTCGCCAATCCGGCCGCACAAAAGCTGAAGCGCGCCAGCGAAGCGGTCAGCCTCGACATGGTGCCATCGGTCGACGTGCTGGGCTCGCTGCGCGACGCCGCGTCCGGGCAATGGTTCTTCGGTTTTGCCGCAGAAACCGATGACGTCGTCGCAAACGGCCAGCGCAAACTCGACGGAAAACGCCTCGACTACCTGTTCGCCAACCCCGTTGCCCGTCACGGCGAAAGCAGCGACACCGGCTTCCAGGTCTCCACAAACGGCGGCACGCTATTGCGTCGCGGCGCAGCCTCGCAGGCCTTTCCGGTGGTCAGCAAAACCGCCCTCGCCGAACGCATCTGGGACGCCATTGCGGCAGATCGTTATCCGCCAAAGTAA
- a CDS encoding hydroxymethylglutaryl-CoA reductase yields MLELLRARSQHTDFSTRLAAPANKPLPPRIRPRQQASAEAAQGLWAQLREHGSASEEDEAAIADPASLELAEGYSRNIESFIGTVKMPLGVVGPLRINGINAHGDYYVPLATTEAALVASYGRGADITARAGGITSAMIGEGVLRTPAFVFADMLEAGQFINWVAASAELLQSAAEATTRHGKLITIEPFMDSDTVFLICRYTTGDAAGQNMVTVATEALCSFIAEHTPIKPRHAFIEGNFSGDKKASYLGLHMGRGRKVTASIELPDVLIRKFLHVEPEAMLAYGRVAALGSTLSGQLGAQAHYANGLAAFYIATGQDAACVAESAVGFTRAEKRDGSVFFSVTMPNIVVGSVGGGTGLPSQSAALGIMGLKGAGKASAIAEVVGALCLCGEISIIAAIAAGHFTRAHAKLARLR; encoded by the coding sequence ATGCTCGAACTGTTGCGCGCCCGTTCCCAGCACACCGATTTCTCGACGAGACTTGCGGCTCCCGCCAACAAACCATTGCCGCCGCGCATCCGGCCGCGCCAACAGGCGAGTGCCGAAGCAGCGCAGGGGCTTTGGGCGCAATTACGCGAGCATGGCAGTGCGTCCGAGGAAGACGAAGCGGCCATTGCCGATCCGGCTAGTCTGGAGCTTGCCGAGGGGTATAGCCGCAACATCGAGAGCTTTATCGGCACCGTCAAAATGCCGCTTGGTGTTGTCGGCCCGCTGCGCATCAACGGCATCAATGCGCATGGCGATTATTACGTGCCGCTGGCGACGACCGAAGCGGCGCTGGTCGCCTCCTATGGCCGTGGCGCGGACATTACGGCGCGGGCTGGCGGGATTACCTCTGCGATGATCGGGGAAGGCGTGTTGCGCACGCCGGCCTTCGTCTTTGCCGACATGCTGGAGGCGGGGCAGTTCATCAATTGGGTGGCGGCCTCAGCAGAGCTTTTGCAGTCGGCGGCCGAAGCCACCACGCGACATGGCAAGCTGATCACCATCGAGCCCTTCATGGACAGCGACACGGTGTTTCTGATCTGTCGCTACACGACCGGCGACGCGGCCGGGCAGAATATGGTGACGGTGGCGACCGAGGCGCTGTGCAGCTTTATCGCCGAGCACACGCCCATCAAGCCGCGTCATGCCTTTATCGAGGGTAATTTTTCGGGCGACAAGAAGGCGTCCTATCTTGGCCTGCATATGGGGCGTGGGCGCAAGGTGACGGCGAGCATCGAGCTGCCCGATGTGCTGATCCGCAAATTCCTCCATGTCGAGCCGGAAGCCATGCTGGCCTATGGCCGGGTTGCGGCTTTGGGTTCGACACTGAGCGGCCAGCTCGGCGCGCAGGCGCATTACGCCAATGGGCTGGCGGCATTCTACATCGCCACCGGGCAGGACGCGGCCTGTGTTGCGGAATCGGCAGTGGGTTTTACCCGCGCTGAAAAGCGTGACGGGAGTGTGTTTTTCTCGGTCACCATGCCCAATATCGTGGTCGGATCTGTTGGCGGCGGCACGGGATTGCCGAGCCAGTCGGCGGCGCTTGGCATTATGGGTTTGAAGGGCGCGGGCAAGGCTTCGGCGATTGCCGAAGTGGTCGGTGCGCTGTGCCTCTGCGGCGAAATTTCCATCATCGCCGCCATCGCGGCCGGGCACTTTACCCGGGCGCATGCCAAACTGGCGCGCTTGCGATGA
- a CDS encoding UbiA family prenyltransferase — MTTIHPEAASGLWRRLWLYQAERFPLGKTAVLLAAFSASSISVSAHLAGRALPHWGVFFAAWLVAIIFLFQLRACDEYKDLEDDRRYRPERPIPSGLVSLQLILSLAGMAAILAIVLTVSVTPLLLVPLALVWVWLGLMTAEFFVPEWLKARPFVYLVSHMAIMALIDLYLTGTEWLPHGWLPPQGMWAFLALSLVNGCVLEIGRKTWAPASERTGVETYSALLGSTRSAQLWLAVCVLAWMLLLTVGTMVGAPLSIGGLSLVLLVVIAANVLKFVREPTPDGQKAIDNLAGIWVLACYILAGFVPLLPEGLTL, encoded by the coding sequence ATGACGACGATCCATCCCGAAGCGGCCTCAGGTCTATGGCGCAGGTTGTGGCTCTATCAGGCCGAGCGGTTTCCGCTGGGCAAGACAGCAGTGCTGTTGGCCGCCTTTTCGGCATCGAGCATCAGCGTTTCGGCGCATCTGGCGGGGCGAGCGCTACCGCATTGGGGCGTGTTCTTTGCGGCGTGGCTGGTGGCGATCATCTTCCTGTTCCAGCTCCGCGCCTGCGACGAATACAAGGACCTTGAGGACGACCGGCGCTACCGGCCCGAGCGGCCCATCCCGTCAGGTCTGGTCAGCCTCCAGCTGATCCTGTCGCTGGCGGGCATGGCGGCTATTTTGGCGATCGTGCTCACAGTCAGCGTGACGCCACTCCTGCTGGTACCGCTTGCTCTGGTCTGGGTCTGGCTCGGACTGATGACGGCAGAATTTTTCGTGCCCGAATGGCTTAAGGCCCGGCCTTTCGTCTATCTCGTGTCGCATATGGCGATCATGGCGCTGATCGATCTCTACCTGACCGGCACCGAATGGCTGCCGCATGGCTGGTTGCCGCCGCAGGGCATGTGGGCTTTTCTGGCGCTGAGCCTGGTCAATGGCTGCGTGCTTGAAATTGGCCGCAAGACCTGGGCCCCGGCCAGCGAGCGGACCGGCGTCGAAACCTATTCGGCGCTGCTCGGCTCGACTCGTTCGGCGCAATTATGGCTCGCCGTATGCGTGCTGGCCTGGATGCTGCTGCTGACGGTCGGCACAATGGTGGGCGCGCCGCTGAGCATCGGCGGGTTGAGCCTTGTCCTGCTGGTTGTCATCGCCGCCAATGTGCTGAAATTTGTGCGCGAGCCGACGCCCGATGGGCAAAAGGCAATCGACAATCTGGCAGGAATTTGGGTTCTTGCCTGTTACATACTGGCTGGCTTCGTGCCCTTGCTGCCGGAGGGACTGACGCTATGA
- a CDS encoding PEP/pyruvate-binding domain-containing protein produces MTDPIFHMIAKQGPETVGGKASVLMTLAAKGFYVPGFLVVTPEAFAKGVLAPEHAAVLARQLPLLGPGPYAVRSSAREEDGKNHSHAGQFLSLLEVAPNDVPEAAARVWRSGLAENVGVYRRKQGLSGDGGEPAVLIQQMVDARCAGVAFTADPVSGRTDRIIISAIAGLGDRLVGGEEDGQTYSIDRTNGAIVEGPADPLLSRGDLAKLRNLAEQLEAAMGEAQDIEWAFEGQQLWLLQARPITTALREAPIADETLLVFDNSNIVESYPGLVSPLTHSFAQYAYSRVYRAFVRVVGVSESTVRDNAAVFDNMLSRIDGRVYYNLGNWYRALALLPGFSINRGYMETMMGVNEPLPAEFVASMEEDKPRGLAMIGEWLRVVGVGLRLAWAALWLNLTIKGFYARLNDALEEPASAYDALPTSELADRYRWIEADLLDRWDAPLINDFLCMMAFGASRKLLERWAGPEGLELHNEVMIGQGDMISAEPARRIQDMGRQAAGDRDLVRSLSEGSADLLDANPALQQSIDDYLAKFSERCTEELKLESVTLDRDPTPLYRAIGAAAQAPVEKQVRIAGPTLDELFEGRPVRKAIARAALGWAKRRVRDRENLRFERTRIFGRARHLLRAVGRQFRAQGLLEQNDDVFYLTISEVLGAIEGFAVDQDLMALVRMRKAETEAAARRANPGERILVRGGAVAGLQSRLAVEARPVDMALERKGTGCSAGKITAVARVVRDPRKQGLKRGEILVARHTDPGWIAIFSNAAAIVVERGSLLSHSAIVARELGIPCVVGIKGAMDWIEDGEMIEVDGATGEVRRLA; encoded by the coding sequence ATGACCGATCCGATTTTCCACATGATCGCCAAGCAGGGCCCTGAAACGGTCGGCGGCAAGGCATCTGTGCTGATGACGCTGGCGGCCAAGGGTTTTTATGTACCGGGCTTTCTGGTGGTGACGCCAGAGGCCTTTGCCAAAGGTGTGCTGGCGCCCGAACACGCGGCGGTTTTGGCGCGGCAATTGCCGCTTTTGGGTCCCGGCCCCTATGCAGTGCGCTCGTCGGCGCGTGAGGAAGATGGCAAGAACCATTCCCATGCCGGGCAGTTTCTGTCGCTGCTCGAAGTGGCGCCCAATGATGTGCCGGAGGCTGCCGCGCGGGTGTGGCGCAGCGGACTGGCGGAAAATGTCGGTGTCTATCGCCGCAAGCAGGGGCTGAGCGGCGACGGTGGCGAGCCGGCGGTTTTGATCCAGCAGATGGTCGACGCCCGCTGCGCGGGTGTGGCCTTTACCGCCGATCCGGTCAGTGGCCGGACCGACCGCATCATCATCTCGGCCATTGCCGGGCTGGGCGACCGGCTCGTCGGCGGCGAGGAGGACGGACAGACCTACAGCATCGACCGGACCAATGGGGCAATCGTCGAAGGGCCAGCCGATCCGCTCCTGTCGCGCGGCGATCTCGCCAAGCTGCGCAATCTGGCAGAGCAGCTGGAAGCGGCGATGGGTGAGGCGCAGGATATCGAGTGGGCCTTCGAGGGCCAGCAGCTCTGGCTGCTGCAGGCGCGGCCCATCACGACGGCGTTGCGCGAGGCGCCCATTGCCGACGAGACGCTGCTGGTGTTCGACAATTCCAATATCGTCGAAAGCTACCCGGGACTGGTCTCGCCACTGACCCATAGCTTTGCGCAATATGCCTATTCGCGGGTCTATCGGGCCTTTGTGCGCGTGGTCGGGGTCAGCGAAAGCACGGTGCGCGACAATGCGGCGGTGTTTGACAACATGCTCTCGCGGATCGACGGGCGGGTCTATTACAATCTCGGCAACTGGTATCGCGCGCTGGCGCTGCTGCCCGGCTTTTCCATCAATCGCGGCTATATGGAAACCATGATGGGCGTCAACGAACCGCTGCCCGCGGAATTCGTGGCCAGCATGGAAGAAGACAAGCCACGCGGCCTCGCCATGATCGGAGAATGGTTGCGGGTGGTCGGCGTCGGGCTGCGGCTGGCATGGGCGGCGCTTTGGCTCAACCTCACGATCAAGGGGTTTTATGCCCGGTTGAACGATGCGCTCGAGGAGCCGGCATCGGCCTATGACGCGCTGCCGACTTCGGAGCTGGCGGATCGCTATCGCTGGATCGAGGCCGATCTGCTGGACCGCTGGGACGCGCCGCTGATCAATGACTTTTTGTGCATGATGGCGTTTGGTGCCTCGCGCAAACTGCTCGAGCGCTGGGCGGGGCCGGAGGGTCTGGAACTGCATAACGAGGTCATGATCGGGCAGGGGGACATGATTTCAGCCGAACCGGCACGGCGCATTCAGGACATGGGGCGGCAGGCGGCGGGTGACCGGGACCTGGTGCGGAGCCTCAGCGAAGGCAGCGCCGATTTGCTCGATGCCAATCCGGCCTTGCAACAATCGATCGACGATTATCTTGCCAAATTTTCCGAGCGCTGCACAGAGGAACTCAAGCTCGAAAGCGTGACGCTGGATCGCGATCCGACGCCGCTCTATCGGGCCATCGGCGCGGCAGCGCAGGCCCCGGTGGAAAAGCAGGTGCGCATTGCCGGGCCGACGCTGGACGAGCTGTTCGAAGGCCGCCCGGTGCGCAAGGCCATCGCGCGGGCGGCTCTGGGCTGGGCCAAGCGCCGGGTGCGGGACCGGGAAAATCTGCGCTTCGAACGGACGCGAATTTTTGGCCGGGCGCGGCATCTGCTGCGCGCGGTGGGCCGGCAGTTCCGGGCGCAGGGATTGCTGGAGCAGAACGATGATGTGTTTTACCTCACCATTTCCGAAGTGCTCGGCGCCATCGAGGGCTTTGCCGTCGATCAGGATCTGATGGCGCTGGTGCGGATGCGCAAGGCCGAGACGGAGGCCGCCGCACGGCGCGCCAATCCAGGCGAGCGCATTCTGGTGCGCGGTGGTGCTGTGGCGGGTCTGCAGTCGCGGTTGGCAGTTGAAGCCAGGCCCGTCGACATGGCGCTGGAACGCAAGGGAACGGGTTGCAGCGCGGGCAAGATCACGGCGGTGGCGCGCGTGGTGCGCGATCCGCGCAAGCAGGGCCTGAAGCGCGGCGAGATCCTGGTCGCTCGGCACACCGATCCCGGCTGGATCGCCATTTTCAGCAATGCGGCGGCTATCGTCGTCGAGCGCGGGAGCCTGTTGTCGCACTCAGCCATCGTGGCGCGCGAACTGGGCATTCCCTGCGTTGTCGGCATCAAGGGCGCGATGGACTGGATCGAGGATGGCGAAATGATCGAGGTCGATGGTGCCACAGGTGAGGTGAGGCGGCTGGCATGA
- a CDS encoding DUF3419 family protein, with protein sequence MTQADIAGRARFDAIRYAQLWEDADVLVAALDTAPGATLVSIASAGDNALAMLLLDPKRVVAIDLSPAQIACLSIRMAGYRTLDHGGFIDLMGSRQSARRGELFDAIVRQVSAEDQAFWASRRDDVIRYGLGGVGKFENYFRLFRRYILPLAQSRSTIEEVFVAKPRAERAAFFDRRWNNWRWRLALKVFFSNLVMGRLGRDPAFFDHVEGSLSDHVARQLRHAGVDLDPAENPYLHWILKGNHGAALPLAWRAEHFATIRDRLDRLDLRCGALEAFVATGEKADGFNLSDIFEYMDDGVFASVYSSILDAARPGARLVYWNMMVPRRVPTALAARVEQLEAVEVEGKAADKAFFYSDFVVEQVR encoded by the coding sequence ATGACGCAAGCCGATATTGCCGGTCGGGCGCGGTTTGACGCCATACGTTATGCCCAGCTTTGGGAAGATGCCGACGTGCTGGTGGCCGCGCTCGATACCGCGCCGGGCGCAACGCTGGTGTCGATTGCCTCGGCCGGGGACAATGCGTTGGCCATGTTGCTGCTCGACCCAAAACGGGTCGTGGCGATTGACCTGTCACCGGCGCAGATCGCGTGCCTGTCGATCCGCATGGCCGGCTATCGGACGCTCGACCATGGTGGATTCATCGATCTGATGGGCTCGCGGCAGTCGGCTCGGCGGGGCGAACTGTTCGATGCCATCGTCAGGCAGGTCAGCGCCGAGGATCAGGCATTCTGGGCCAGCCGGCGGGACGACGTTATCCGCTATGGGCTGGGTGGGGTCGGCAAGTTCGAGAACTATTTCCGGCTGTTCCGGCGCTATATCCTGCCGCTGGCGCAGAGCCGGTCGACCATCGAAGAAGTATTTGTCGCCAAGCCAAGGGCTGAGCGGGCGGCGTTCTTTGACCGGCGCTGGAACAACTGGCGCTGGCGGCTGGCGCTCAAGGTGTTTTTCTCCAATCTCGTGATGGGCCGTCTGGGGCGCGATCCGGCGTTTTTCGATCATGTCGAGGGCAGCCTGTCGGATCATGTTGCCCGCCAATTGCGCCATGCCGGTGTCGATCTCGACCCGGCCGAAAACCCCTATCTGCACTGGATATTGAAGGGCAATCACGGCGCGGCGCTGCCGCTGGCCTGGCGGGCCGAGCATTTTGCCACCATTCGCGACCGGCTGGACCGGCTCGACCTGCGCTGCGGCGCGCTCGAAGCATTCGTCGCGACGGGGGAGAAGGCGGACGGCTTCAATCTGTCGGACATTTTCGAATACATGGACGATGGTGTCTTCGCCTCGGTTTACAGTTCAATCCTTGACGCTGCGCGGCCCGGCGCGCGGCTGGTTTATTGGAACATGATGGTGCCGCGGCGCGTGCCGACGGCGTTGGCTGCGCGGGTCGAGCAGCTTGAGGCGGTTGAGGTCGAGGGCAAGGCAGCGGACAAGGCGTTCTTTTACTCGGACTTCGTGGTGGAGCAGGTCCGGTGA
- a CDS encoding AMP-binding protein has protein sequence MNLIATSIETASKRGGHTAIVAGYGRSISFADLARRSGALAEGWRRRGVKAGDRVILAMPVGIDLYAAIAGLWRLGATIVFPEPALGLAGLRHAVRMTRPRALLTSGAYGMLRFAVPELWGVGLHLHLDDSAASDALAYVTPDHAALISFTSGSTGKPKAIVRSHGFLAAQDAALDALIAPQRDDEVDLVAFPVFVIANLARGTTSVLPNWKLRDPDSADAAGILRLIKSQKITRALAPPSIGEVLAKADAVPLQTLFTGGGPVFPDLIERLQRLMPAQSDIVSVYGSTEAEPIAWQSARAISDSQWQAMKSGMGLLAGKPIAAIGLKLLDDEIVVTGDHVNKGYLGGQGDAENKLNLHGTIWHRTGDAGRIDTDGALWLCGRLSGRCGTLYPFEVEAPSRFWPGVRRSALVAIDDKPVLALEGDDAHLAQWQKAAADIGVERVVSIARMPMDRRHHSKVDYNALKNTLVR, from the coding sequence ATGAACCTTATCGCCACCTCCATCGAGACGGCGAGCAAGCGTGGCGGGCACACGGCCATCGTCGCGGGCTATGGGAGGTCGATCAGTTTTGCCGATCTGGCCCGGCGGTCGGGCGCGCTGGCGGAAGGCTGGCGGCGGCGTGGCGTAAAGGCGGGCGATCGGGTGATCCTCGCCATGCCAGTCGGCATCGACCTTTACGCCGCGATTGCGGGGCTGTGGCGCCTCGGCGCGACCATCGTCTTTCCCGAGCCCGCATTGGGGCTCGCAGGTCTGCGCCATGCCGTGCGGATGACACGGCCGCGTGCGTTGCTGACATCAGGCGCCTACGGAATGTTGCGGTTCGCCGTGCCCGAATTGTGGGGCGTCGGGCTGCATCTGCACCTCGATGACAGCGCAGCGAGCGATGCACTTGCGTACGTCACGCCCGATCATGCCGCCCTGATCTCCTTCACCAGCGGTTCGACCGGCAAGCCCAAGGCTATCGTGCGCAGCCACGGCTTTCTGGCTGCACAGGATGCGGCGCTCGATGCGCTGATTGCGCCGCAGCGTGACGATGAAGTGGATCTGGTGGCATTTCCGGTCTTCGTCATCGCCAATCTGGCGAGGGGTACGACGTCGGTGCTGCCGAACTGGAAATTGCGCGATCCGGACAGCGCCGATGCCGCTGGTATCTTGCGGCTGATCAAAAGCCAGAAGATCACGCGCGCGCTAGCGCCGCCATCCATCGGCGAGGTCTTGGCAAAAGCTGATGCGGTGCCGTTGCAGACGCTATTCACCGGTGGCGGCCCGGTATTCCCCGATCTGATCGAACGGCTGCAGCGGCTCATGCCGGCACAGTCCGATATCGTCTCGGTCTATGGCTCGACCGAAGCGGAGCCGATTGCCTGGCAAAGTGCGCGCGCGATTTCAGACAGCCAGTGGCAGGCCATGAAATCCGGTATGGGGCTGCTGGCTGGCAAGCCCATCGCCGCGATCGGGCTTAAGCTGCTTGATGACGAGATCGTCGTGACAGGCGACCACGTCAACAAAGGTTACCTCGGCGGGCAGGGGGATGCAGAGAACAAGCTGAACCTCCATGGCACCATCTGGCACCGCACCGGTGATGCTGGGCGTATCGATACTGACGGCGCCCTGTGGCTGTGCGGTCGGCTCAGTGGCCGGTGTGGCACGCTCTACCCATTCGAGGTCGAAGCGCCATCGCGGTTCTGGCCGGGCGTTCGGCGGTCGGCTTTGGTGGCTATCGACGACAAGCCCGTCCTTGCCCTGGAAGGCGATGACGCGCATCTGGCGCAATGGCAGAAGGCTGCGGCTGATATTGGCGTCGAGCGGGTCGTGTCGATTGCGAGGATGCCTATGGACCGTCGGCATCACTCCAAGGTGGATTACAACGCGCTCAAAAACACGCTGGTGCGATAG
- a CDS encoding PepSY domain-containing protein, translating to MKPLTIAALLAVASLTAMPSIAMADTIHGRSESAIEASLRGQGLDVISVEQWGQNIRVYVAAEDGKTAMQLVDARTLQPISW from the coding sequence ATGAAGCCGCTCACCATCGCCGCCTTGCTCGCCGTCGCAAGCCTGACCGCCATGCCCTCCATTGCCATGGCCGACACCATTCACGGCCGGTCCGAAAGCGCCATCGAGGCGAGCTTGCGGGGTCAGGGGCTTGATGTGATCAGCGTCGAGCAATGGGGCCAGAATATCCGCGTCTATGTCGCGGCCGAAGATGGCAAGACCGCCATGCAACTGGTCGACGCCAGGACGCTGCAGCCGATCTCCTGGTAG